A genomic window from Chitinophaga pollutisoli includes:
- a CDS encoding DUF4442 domain-containing protein: MATTRSASQFFNRVNNRFAFSLFLLYKLPSAWISGVRAGSASELSCTTSVPYRWLSQNPFRSTYFACLAMAAEMSSGILAMGHVYGATAKVSMLVTGMEGIFLKKAKNKTYFTCDEGAAIRDAIAQTIATGESVALTVEVTGRSKDSTEIARFRITWSFKKHHHENRISRSSTHGDGVEAPYHPEERTEDFIRLRHVPGHGPRNHRP, encoded by the coding sequence ATGGCAACTACCCGCAGCGCATCCCAATTTTTCAACAGAGTGAACAACCGGTTCGCTTTCTCGTTGTTTCTCCTGTATAAACTCCCCAGCGCCTGGATCTCCGGTGTTCGCGCGGGCAGCGCTTCCGAGCTGTCGTGCACCACATCCGTCCCGTATCGCTGGCTTTCCCAGAACCCTTTCCGCAGCACGTATTTCGCCTGCCTGGCTATGGCCGCGGAAATGAGCAGCGGGATTCTCGCCATGGGGCACGTGTATGGCGCAACGGCTAAAGTATCGATGCTGGTCACCGGGATGGAAGGCATCTTTCTTAAAAAGGCAAAAAACAAGACATATTTCACCTGTGACGAAGGCGCCGCCATCCGCGACGCCATCGCGCAAACGATAGCAACCGGAGAATCCGTGGCCCTGACGGTGGAAGTAACCGGCAGGAGCAAAGACAGCACGGAGATCGCAAGGTTCAGGATTACGTGGAGTTTTAAAAAGCATCATCATGAAAATCGCATTTCACGGAGCAGCACGCACGGTGACGGGGTCGAAGCACCTTATCACCCTGAAGAAAGGACTGAAGATTTTATTAGACTGCGGCATGTACCAGGGCATGGGCCGCGAAACCACCGCCCTTAA
- a CDS encoding MBL fold metallo-hydrolase → MTGSKHLITLKKGLKILLDCGMYQGMGRETTALNLDFGFNPEEIDVMILSHAHIDHSGLVPRLSKLGYRGSIYCTPATRDLTEILLLDSAEIQEDDIKYVNKKNAREGKPYVEPLYKLEDAKRAVDQLVPVAYGEWFRIDEDVEVLFTDAGHIIGSACVHLKINEGGKTEHITFSGDIGRYGDPILKSPEEFPQADYIIMESTYGSSLHPDIKPADEELLRYIHETCVMKKGKLIIPAFSVGRTQEILYALNRAQLAGKLPTVDLFVDSPLSLEATQVTRMHPECFNRKVAKLLEVDEDVFSFPGLRYIKTVEESKMLNFRKEPCVIISASGMAEAGRVKHHIANNIEQWKNTILIVGYCEPQSLGGRLMRGATEVSIYGDKFQVKAEVGVIRALSAHGDYEDMSQWLACQNPRDVKRLFLVHGEYEVQTVFRDWLIKKGFQDIEIPTRHFEIGLG, encoded by the coding sequence GTGACGGGGTCGAAGCACCTTATCACCCTGAAGAAAGGACTGAAGATTTTATTAGACTGCGGCATGTACCAGGGCATGGGCCGCGAAACCACCGCCCTTAACCTCGATTTCGGCTTCAATCCCGAAGAAATCGATGTTATGATCCTTTCGCATGCCCACATCGACCACTCCGGCCTCGTGCCGCGCCTCAGCAAACTGGGCTACCGGGGCAGCATCTATTGCACGCCGGCCACCAGGGACCTCACCGAAATCCTCCTGCTCGATTCCGCCGAGATCCAGGAAGATGATATTAAATACGTCAACAAGAAAAACGCGCGCGAAGGCAAACCTTACGTGGAGCCGTTATATAAACTGGAAGACGCCAAACGCGCCGTGGACCAGCTCGTGCCGGTGGCTTATGGGGAATGGTTCCGTATCGATGAAGACGTAGAAGTGCTCTTCACCGACGCAGGGCACATTATCGGCAGCGCCTGCGTGCACCTGAAGATCAACGAAGGCGGCAAAACGGAACATATCACGTTCAGTGGCGACATTGGCCGCTATGGTGATCCCATCCTGAAATCGCCGGAAGAATTCCCGCAGGCGGATTACATCATCATGGAATCCACCTACGGCAGCAGCCTGCATCCCGATATCAAACCGGCCGACGAAGAACTGTTGCGCTATATCCACGAAACCTGCGTCATGAAAAAAGGGAAACTCATTATTCCCGCCTTCAGCGTAGGCCGTACGCAGGAAATCCTCTATGCGCTCAACCGCGCGCAGCTGGCGGGAAAGCTTCCGACCGTGGACCTTTTCGTGGACAGTCCGCTGTCGCTCGAAGCCACCCAGGTGACCCGCATGCACCCGGAATGCTTCAACCGTAAAGTAGCCAAGCTTTTGGAAGTGGACGAAGACGTGTTCAGCTTCCCCGGTCTGCGTTACATTAAAACGGTGGAAGAATCGAAAATGCTCAACTTCCGCAAGGAACCCTGCGTTATTATTTCCGCTTCCGGCATGGCGGAAGCCGGCCGCGTGAAGCACCACATCGCCAATAACATCGAACAATGGAAGAACACGATTCTCATCGTGGGCTATTGCGAACCGCAATCCCTCGGCGGACGCCTCATGCGCGGCGCCACGGAGGTGTCTATCTATGGAGATAAATTCCAGGTGAAGGCGGAAGTGGGCGTGATACGCGCCCTGAGTGCGCATGGCGATTATGAGGATATGAGCCAGTGGCTCGCCTGCCAGAACCCACGCGACGTGAAGCGCCTCTTCCTCGTGCACGGCGAATATGAAGTGCAGACCGTTTTCCGCGACTGGCTCATCAAGAAAGGCTTCCAGGATATTGAAATCCCGACCCGGCATTTTGAGATTGGGTTGGGTTGA
- a CDS encoding two-component regulator propeller domain-containing protein — protein MKYLYLSALLFTVYTVKAQSSRQAYVFSHLTIHNGLSGNHVSGILQDKKGFIWIASNALQRFDGENYITITQFDRLPGSIYYDDIALYEDRQGHIWIGTPENIRLYDPVTTRISTVPIEAGIPAGREIGVYAFLQDHKGQLYVTSEAGLLQLDPTHRRFRRPANIPDSISTNMQSAILEDAHGRLWISGEKEMYMLSQDRKQLFSSYNNPHNYPLLNVFASVKEMLEDQRGRIWAATRITNELLCWTPDSSAMRRFQFRFGNQPPDQVYELAEDHHGNIWAGMKDNGLYRYNDLQDKFSLHIGPTKDSLGLHLNYETNCLVPDRDGHLWVGTDVGVNILSLHNEGFTRLDQPTYPGPGAEVTGLLTAKNGDVYMASWGGGFSHLRPDLSPVRHYTYGPDGLTEERNLVWSLAELPSGTILVGQENGMISEYDPVKQRFRHHRPPALHDQAVLTMFPENDTTVWIGLYKEAMSRWNPMSGQFMNYPQITEFIRRNTAVTAIVPGGDSLLWLGSSRGGVLRFNKALGKVTSAVMFMRGKDTVRNITALLPVNDTTLLAGTDHGVYFYFPFSGRWEALMINNRPFNEWILSMAPAGNNRYWLTTQSGFYRLNGPTRTLSIFVQNNDIITDARMVRRSIVQMADGRLLVGATDHAIAFSPDKLEVKPAPPDVTIVEFRVLNIPVMVDSAMFFNKPLLLHHDENFLGIDFKSLQYHGEKLQYFYQLQGLDKDWLPAENVLSARYTNLPPGEYTFNVKSMNTAGVFSRNTTSLHIVILPAFWQTWWFRTLLILLAAGLVYGYFRFRMYLVKKEARSKAAFREELSQLEMKALRAQMNPHFIFNALNSIQTFMLKNETDTALAYLSRFAKLIRNVLDHSQLNNISITRETEMLENYLELERLRLDGRFDYTISIDPELDQDFTEIPAMVLQPFIENAIWHGLQHKNAPGKLHIGFTREGQQIHCVIEDDGIGRESATVLKQQSHPAHVSRGLQITKDRLQIYNSRYNMDASFDIEDLKDENGRPSGTRVNLWFPLTED, from the coding sequence ATGAAGTATCTGTACCTGTCCGCACTCTTGTTCACTGTTTACACCGTTAAAGCACAGTCTTCGCGGCAGGCTTATGTTTTCTCCCATCTCACCATCCACAACGGCCTTTCCGGCAACCACGTTTCCGGCATTTTGCAGGATAAGAAAGGTTTTATCTGGATCGCCAGCAACGCACTGCAGCGATTCGACGGTGAGAATTATATCACCATCACCCAGTTCGACCGGTTGCCTGGTTCCATTTATTACGACGACATCGCCCTGTACGAAGACCGCCAGGGCCATATCTGGATCGGTACGCCGGAGAATATCCGGTTATACGATCCCGTGACCACCCGCATTTCCACTGTTCCCATCGAGGCCGGCATACCCGCCGGGAGGGAGATCGGTGTATATGCTTTTTTGCAGGACCACAAGGGCCAGCTCTATGTGACGTCGGAGGCCGGGCTCCTGCAACTCGATCCCACACATCGCAGGTTCCGCAGGCCGGCAAACATTCCCGACAGTATCAGTACGAACATGCAGTCGGCCATCCTGGAAGACGCCCACGGGCGCCTCTGGATCAGCGGAGAAAAGGAGATGTACATGCTTTCCCAAGACAGGAAGCAACTGTTCAGCTCTTACAACAATCCGCACAATTACCCTCTGCTGAATGTATTCGCGAGCGTGAAAGAAATGCTGGAAGACCAGCGGGGCCGCATCTGGGCGGCAACGCGCATCACCAACGAGCTGCTTTGCTGGACGCCCGACAGCAGCGCCATGCGGCGGTTCCAGTTCCGGTTCGGCAACCAGCCACCCGATCAGGTGTATGAGCTGGCGGAAGATCATCATGGCAACATCTGGGCGGGGATGAAAGATAACGGCCTGTACCGTTACAACGATTTGCAGGATAAATTCTCGCTGCATATTGGACCCACGAAAGACTCGCTGGGCCTGCACCTCAATTACGAAACCAATTGCCTCGTCCCCGACCGCGACGGTCACCTTTGGGTGGGAACGGATGTGGGCGTCAATATACTCAGTCTGCACAACGAAGGTTTTACCCGCCTCGACCAGCCAACTTACCCGGGTCCCGGTGCGGAGGTAACGGGCTTGCTGACGGCGAAGAACGGGGATGTTTACATGGCATCCTGGGGTGGAGGGTTTTCGCACCTCCGCCCCGATCTCAGCCCTGTACGGCATTATACATACGGACCGGATGGCCTCACCGAAGAACGAAACCTCGTCTGGAGCCTCGCGGAACTGCCTTCCGGAACGATTCTGGTGGGACAGGAAAACGGGATGATCTCCGAATACGATCCGGTCAAGCAGCGCTTCCGCCATCACAGGCCCCCGGCGCTCCACGATCAGGCTGTACTCACGATGTTCCCGGAAAACGATACCACCGTCTGGATCGGGTTGTATAAAGAAGCCATGTCGCGGTGGAACCCCATGTCGGGCCAGTTTATGAATTATCCGCAAATCACGGAATTCATCCGCCGGAATACCGCCGTTACCGCCATCGTTCCCGGCGGCGATAGTCTGTTGTGGCTGGGGTCGAGCAGGGGCGGCGTGTTGCGGTTCAATAAAGCGCTGGGGAAAGTTACTTCAGCGGTGATGTTCATGCGCGGCAAGGATACGGTACGCAACATTACGGCGCTGCTCCCCGTCAACGATACGACGTTGCTGGCCGGCACCGATCATGGCGTGTATTTCTATTTCCCTTTTTCGGGAAGATGGGAAGCCCTCATGATCAACAACCGCCCCTTCAACGAATGGATCCTGTCGATGGCGCCAGCCGGCAACAACCGCTACTGGCTCACCACCCAATCCGGCTTCTACCGGCTGAACGGCCCTACCCGCACGCTTTCCATCTTTGTCCAAAATAACGACATCATCACCGATGCACGAATGGTGCGGCGCAGCATTGTGCAAATGGCGGACGGCCGCCTGCTCGTAGGCGCCACCGATCACGCCATCGCCTTCTCCCCCGACAAACTGGAAGTAAAACCCGCCCCGCCCGACGTAACAATCGTTGAATTCAGGGTGCTGAACATTCCGGTGATGGTGGATTCCGCGATGTTCTTCAACAAACCGCTTCTACTGCACCATGATGAAAATTTCCTTGGCATCGACTTCAAATCGCTGCAATACCACGGCGAGAAACTGCAATATTTCTACCAGCTGCAAGGGCTCGATAAAGACTGGCTACCGGCGGAAAACGTGCTTTCGGCCCGGTATACCAACCTCCCGCCGGGCGAGTATACGTTCAATGTAAAGAGCATGAACACGGCCGGCGTATTCTCCCGCAACACTACCTCCCTGCACATCGTGATCCTGCCGGCGTTCTGGCAAACCTGGTGGTTCAGGACGCTGCTCATCCTGCTGGCGGCGGGGCTCGTGTACGGTTATTTCCGTTTCAGGATGTATCTGGTGAAGAAGGAAGCGCGCAGCAAGGCAGCTTTCCGGGAAGAATTGTCGCAGCTGGAAATGAAAGCGCTCCGCGCGCAGATGAACCCGCATTTCATCTTCAACGCCCTCAATTCGATCCAGACTTTCATGTTAAAAAACGAGACGGACACTGCGCTGGCGTACCTCAGCCGCTTTGCGAAGCTCATCCGTAACGTGCTCGACCATTCGCAGCTCAACAATATCTCCATCACGCGGGAAACGGAAATGCTGGAGAATTACCTGGAACTGGAGCGCCTCCGCCTCGACGGGCGCTTCGATTATACCATTTCCATCGACCCGGAACTGGACCAGGATTTCACGGAAATTCCCGCCATGGTGCTGCAACCGTTTATCGAAAACGCCATCTGGCACGGGCTGCAACATAAAAATGCGCCGGGCAAACTGCACATCGGCTTCACGCGCGAAGGGCAACAAATCCACTGCGTGATCGAAGACGACGGCATCGGCCGTGAATCCGCTACGGTATTGAAGCAGCAAAGCCATCCCGCGCATGTGTCGCGGGGCCTACAGATAACAAAAGACCGGCTGCAGATTTACAACAGCCGGTACAATATGGATGCGTCTTTCGACATCGAAGATCTGAAAGATGAAAATGGCCGTCCGTCAGGAACGCGGGTGAACCTCTGGTTCCCGCTGACGGAGGATTAG
- a CDS encoding ATP/GTP-binding protein — translation MKMKYAILSLFLAGAPCLDALAQQATLTKLWSTDTTLKVPESVCFDAKRNILYVTNIDGQPWGKDGQGFVSRVSPKDGKIVSLRWVEGLHAPKGMGLYKNRLYVADLNEVVVIDIEKGAIEKRIAIANAEGLNDVTVAPNGQVLVTDSRKKTVHVVVPETNSGPYLDSARSGLKGPNGILAGPAGLLVLDDSSVKLAAIDGTLTKVAPASNGADGIEHVKGDEYIVSCWKGDVYYVNIKNNSADKILDTQAEKLQTADIGYDPKKKIVYIPTFFGNHVTAYKLTVN, via the coding sequence ATGAAAATGAAATATGCCATCCTAAGTCTTTTCCTTGCCGGCGCGCCCTGCCTGGACGCCCTGGCCCAGCAGGCCACGCTCACGAAGTTATGGTCGACGGACACGACGCTGAAGGTGCCCGAATCCGTGTGTTTCGACGCCAAACGCAATATCCTCTATGTCACCAACATCGACGGCCAGCCGTGGGGGAAGGATGGACAGGGCTTCGTTTCCCGCGTGTCGCCGAAAGACGGTAAGATTGTTTCGCTCCGCTGGGTGGAAGGGCTCCACGCCCCCAAAGGCATGGGTCTCTATAAAAACCGCCTGTATGTCGCCGATCTGAACGAAGTGGTGGTGATCGACATTGAAAAAGGCGCCATCGAAAAACGCATCGCCATCGCCAATGCCGAAGGACTCAACGACGTAACCGTGGCGCCGAACGGACAGGTGCTCGTTACCGATTCCCGCAAAAAAACCGTGCACGTAGTGGTGCCGGAAACGAATAGCGGCCCCTATCTCGACAGTGCCCGCAGCGGCCTGAAAGGCCCCAACGGCATCCTCGCCGGCCCCGCAGGGCTCCTCGTGCTCGACGACAGCTCGGTGAAACTCGCTGCGATCGACGGCACCCTCACCAAAGTAGCCCCCGCTTCCAACGGCGCCGACGGCATCGAACACGTTAAAGGCGACGAATACATCGTTTCCTGCTGGAAAGGCGACGTATATTATGTGAATATCAAAAACAACTCCGCCGACAAAATCCTGGATACCCAGGCCGAAAAACTCCAGACCGCCGACATCGGCTACGATCCGAAAAAGAAAATCGTTTATATTCCCACCTTCTTCGGTAACCATGTAACCGCTTACAAGCTTACCGTCAACTGA